In Triplophysa dalaica isolate WHDGS20190420 chromosome 19, ASM1584641v1, whole genome shotgun sequence, the sequence ATGGCTCGGCGTTATCGGTTATTGAATATGACCTCGAGCCAGCAGGGGCAGCTACTGATGAACTGTCTGGTGTAGCATTGCCCCCAGCCCTTCACAAAACTGATCTGCACGGTGAAAACCGTCGGCGGCTGCAGACTGAACTCGTGGTCGTTGGGTCTCCGCAAGCTTTTCGCCTTCTCGAAGTCGAAGGCCTTTATGGAGAATCCGGGGAACACTTTATGCACCAGCAGCGTCCTTGAGTCCGGGTTGTCCAGTGTGGCCGACTTGATGAAGATGGGATAGCAACTGCGGTTGTACACCCAAACGCCGTCGGCCTCGCGACTGAGCTGGATGCCGTAGCCGATCTTGGCCCGGACCGTTTGCACCAGCTGGCTCTTGTTGTCGGACGCCAGCTGACCCAAGCAAAAGCCCGTGCCTTGAGGTAGGTCGTAAAAAATGTCCAAAGACGACTCCTGGACGGAATAGAGTCGCCCCACGCGGGTCTTCTCCTCCCAATACGCCACGACGCACCAGTGAGGCTGTTCTCCACGTTCCTGAAGAGCCAGAGAGTCTGCGGAGAGATGAAGACACTGGGTTAGATAAGATGCCAGGTCGAGCAAATGAAAGATAAAACGTGATGAGAGAAGAGGGGAGATCTTTAGTTCAAAGAAAACACACGCACAAGCTCTTTTTGTTCTGCCAAACATATCGAGCATCTTTAATATCGGCGTTCATGAGAGACGCTGTGGGAATGTGAGGAATCTGACTCTCATCCAGAGTCTGTTTACACACGCATTCGCCCGTTCCTTACGCCAACATCCCTCCTCGTTTTGTGATGTCACGACTGCCAATTCATGACAACCCCAAAAACATGCAGCTCAAATATTCAATAACGTGCAAAAGATGTCAAGAACTCCCAGAATCCTCTAGCGAGACGTCAATTAGCTAGAGCTGTCATTATAACCCTCACAAACCGTGATTTGACATGATATTAATATCACGATATTCTATGTATAAACAAGAGCGTAGTGTACATACAAACATAATATACAGGTGAGGGGTGGTTAGTCTGTCTGGGCTTGTCAGCACGTCTCAAACCACTATggtactctctctctttctctctctctctctctctctctctctctcacacacacaccagcataACGTACAGACTCCAGACCTGCTCACAGCTGCTCATTATGACAGGTTGACACACAACGCGCATCCTAAATCAGACCTTCAGAACAAACTTAAATACAGTCAACACAATGTTTAGctgttgtttgtttggttgCTATGTGCTGCACTGGTGCTATTTTAATCTTGATAGTTCACCGGTCTCTGTTATGACACCATtaacccaacacacacacaacaaattcACACGTCAAATCCAAAACTCTAGGTGTAAGTAgactgtgtgagtgtgtattgCTGTGACAACCACACTTTATCAAAtgtaacattacacacaaattaccaacaatcacacaaaaatacTACTGCACAGgtacacaaatgtgtgtgtatgaatggatgttttgtatgtgtgtggcgTCTGTGTGTCCGTCGGTTGAGTGACCAAGGTGTCACTGACTGACATGGTGACAGCCAGACGCAGAGTGTGTCCTAAAATAGAGTGTGcaacatgacacacacacacacacacacatcacatgagtGGGTCAATGGCAGTTAAGGATCACATCTTGTGTAACCTCCAGTTTTCAATGGACATCCTGAATTGTGTTAGtttaaattctctctctctctctctctctctctccctcttattctctctctctctctctctctctctctctctctctccctctctcttgaaatgtgctttttttatatttcaaaagtTACAATGTATCACCAAAACATATGCAAATGTTACAAATAACAACTCAAATGCAGCAAATTGTAAAATAGTACAagacacaaattcacacacacacacacacacacacacacacacacacatcacatgagtGGGTCAATGGCAGTTAAGGATCAAATCTTGTGTAACCTCCAGTCTTCAATGGACATCCTGAATTGTGTTAGtttaaattctctctctctctctctctctctctctctctctctctctctctctctctccctcttattctctctctctctctctctctctctctctctccctctctcttgtgctttttttatatttcaaaagtTACAATGTATCACCAAAACATATGCAAATGTTACAAATAACAACTCAAATGCAGCAAATTGTAAAATAGTACAagacacaaattcacacacacacacacacacacacacacacacacacatcacatgagtGGGTCAATGGCAGTTAAGGATCAAATCTTGTGTAACCTCCAGTCTTCAATGGACATCCTGAATTGTGTTAGtttaaattctctctctctctctctctctctctctctctctctctctccctcttattctctctctctctctctctctctctctctccctctctcttgtgctttttttatatttcaaaagtTACAATGTATCACCAAAACATATGCAAATGTTACAAATAACAACTCAAATGCAGCAAATTGTAAAATAGTACAagacacaaattcacacacacacacacacacacacacacacacacacacactctcacgtCTTTGTTTGAGGTTGAGCTGAAGTCAAATCTCCATTTAGAACTGAACTGCCTCAGGTAACAAACCATCTTTCCTCAATCCACACTGACTCCCTTTAGTCTGAGCACTCACATaccaaacacacgcacacgcgGTGGCTTACGTTTTCTCAGAACATTGGGGCAAAGTTTTTCCTTTTAAGGAGACTCAGCTTTTTAAACAGTCAATTTGTACATCAACTGAGAAAAACAGCACAAAAGAGAGTTTGGACATCTAAtggaatcacacacacacacagtcgcTCAGCAGTCTGGAAAAGTTAATGattatttctgtctgtctccaCGCACAcgtgcacgcgcacacacacacagatgaggAAAGTCAGTGGGTTTTATCGATCGCTTCTCGTCTTGTCTGTGTACGTGGCTCTGAGTCGCACGCCTGCCAAAGGACGCGTGACTCCAACGACAAACACCTGCACAAAAGTGTCTATCACACTACACGCTTTCCACAATGACACCACATAAAGTCTAGCGTGTGCAGCTACggtttgcatttaaaatctcCAAAGACATATATGAGCAGTCTTGCAAAATTCCAGCTAAACAAATAAAGCTGGCGGCAGAAGCCTCTGATGTGTGTGTCGATTACAGCTCCAAAAATATGATCTTTTCCCCGGGCgttatctcacacacacacgctttcaACAGAGAGAACGACACGCAGACAGACACGAGAGACAAATGTTTGGCAGAGCGTCTTTGTTTGGAAGTCAATAAAGGAAACTGCCAATTAGTGTGAGAGCCAttacataacacacacaaactcaggAAAACCTGCAACGCAAAGGAAATACTTCACATCAGCCTCCATTGTGCactaacaaacagaaaagacATTCGGATTTTACAGCGTTTTtcactgtatactgtacataggTGTGTTGGGGTGAGGAAATGGCTGTTTATGACTGAACAcgcagaggtcaaaggtcagagaACTATCAGCACCATTTAAAAGCAGGAAAGTGCCTTACTACATATTTATAAAGTCATAAAAAAGTCCTGTTTAATTCAAACAGTTTCAGTCCCATGCTTAGATTTTAGAATACAAGAAGTCAGAGATAGATCTCCAGAACGTCTCCAAAACGTCCAGATCACGTCTTTTCAACGCGGTCACTTAACATGTGTATTCGTCTGGAGCATCACTGCTTCATGATATCACTGAGGTATGACTTCGACCCACACACGCACAATGGTCAGGACAGACTGCCGCCCTTGTTCACAATCCAGGATGTTAAACATCACCGTGGGAACCAAATCGTTgcgtgtacatgtgtgtgtgtgtgtgtttgttttagacaACCAGTCGGGCAGGTTGAATGTAGGAAGCTTTTGATTGTTGAAgctttgttgtgttgtttaaaagcatttaattaTATTCCAGATttcaatcattcattcatctgGAGGCGTGCTACGAGCAGCGAGTCAGACCGGAGACGTTTCTCATCACTGAGTGTCATCAACGGTATTGTGGtttgagaaaatgtttgttgtttatgatGTCTGTGTCTACCCGAGGGCATGGCGGATACATCACAATAAACAACttcttttttgcatttctttactTCCCGttgagttttatttgttttgcacgCTTGTTTTTCTTTCGATTGattaaaaacaccaaaaacatCATCCGCACTTCCAAATGTTTGTCGGACTAAGTCGTTCTAAGTAACGTCTTTGTGTCGTTttcttgaaatgttttctttccgCTTTGCGGAGGCGACCGGGAGGCCCTACCCAAAGCTCAAGGCTTTTCCCTCCGAGgcatgatgtcatttcctgtgcTGGCCTTTCCTCCTCAGCTAACCCAAACAACCCTGGAATGAGACGGGAGGTTGTCACGGTAACACTGAGCTCTTTGGCTGTCAGCGTAGGCCCCCGAAGGGGCCGAGAAACATGCGGCCCTGCTGGGGTCTCTCGGCTCAAGCGTTCACGGGACATTTATAAAGACCTGATTGTGGCTCGTCGGAAATGTTTCAGGAACAGCCGTGATGCAACAATTTTCCAGACTCAAAAAATTTCCCTGTTCTCTCTAAAagcacaaaatgacaaaaagatgACTACTGAGAAGGCTGACAACCAGACCTTCCGCAGCGATGATTACCCAATCAGATTAGAGGAGATTTggttgtcacatccataaaaaACTGTAACGCAGACCAAAGGCTGTAAATACGCATGTCACATTTATATGAGATGAAAACAAAGGTAATTAAAAAGCTATTAGAAAGAGACTGTAATGCTTTGTTAGGCCTCAGATTACGATGaggaagaaaaaatatagaaatgtaagCCAAAACTAACAACCCCCCCCCCGTCTCTCTCTCAGGGAATTTAGTCTGTTGGTGTGGCTCTTTAAGTCAACTCTTAATAACTTCAGACTAACAGGGACAAACAACAGTCAGACAGTCTTATCCAACAatccccaacacacacacacgggaagattattattataattttaaataatcaatttgAATACCACTTATGTAAAAACTTCATGTAGATAACTATGGCTGAGATTAATAAAACAATCTTAGTAAAAAGGTTTGTTTACTTCATATGAAGAGTAAACACTCAACGTTTCTTTTCTGGACAGACTAAGTTCAGGATTTTcattcaacacaacacaacgaCTACACAACGTTAAGTGTGTGATAACACAAACTAAATCAACCTAAGGCCATAAGTGTTGCAAAAAATCGTGTCTCCAAATCTATCTACCTGTCTCTCtctaaatattcattttcaatttaaagtaaaactttatttctctctctcgcttcaCACAGAGGTCAAGAGAGTGAATCAGAAGGTCAAATAGACATTTTCAGTggaaacatttttactttttgcttGCGTGTCTAACTTTGCTTCCTCCTCTGCCAGAAAAAATGACAcccccaccacacacacactctcctcCATCGAACCTTTCCTCTCTCTGAGCTTCGATCTCTCACTTCAACAGGAAAACACAAGTTCTGAGATCTTATTGTACATCCAAACGGTTAACATGCTGCATATTGATGCTTTTCATGCAACAGCCATGACGTCAACCCTaagcaaacaaatgaaatgtataaataaacgtGTTTTCTGTTAGAGGCCAGAATGGCTTTTCCTTCAGTAGAAATGCAGATTGAACTGGGGAGAGGAGGTGTCTGTTTGTTGTGTGTCGGCACAGtttcatccacacacacacaaaaaacataaaacaaatgccGGGGCCGTGGAGGCCAGAGAAGGGGACcgacacacacattcactgaATAACCCACACTCGACTCCTAGCTCTGTACTTTaacatgtgtttatgtaaagCTTCCATCAGTTAACCGCTCTTATCTGAAAAGCCCGAAAGACCCCTCACACACACGCCCAGCGCTGAATTAAACACCGTCATAAAAACTCTTTAAAGTCATCGTAATGAGAAACATCTGTATGCAGGATCCCagccctccctctctctctctctctgtttcccTCGCTCGCTCGTAAACACTCTTTCGTCTTGTGCGTGTGTCCAGAGCTACAGAAGAACACATAAAGGAACAGAAATGTATAGGATGATAGAAATATACGATGCTCTTACCTGAGAACCCCATAGGGGCTGAATAAACTGTTCCCCCGGTTTCAGTGGAAGCAGAACCTGGAGAATCTGTGGAGAAAGAGAAtgacagctgtcaatcacagGGCTAAAAAACCAGAGCGCCCCCTTTGACACGGTGTCAGAAAAACAGATCGGCCTGCTTTCAAGTACAACGTTCCACATTCAGTTTCCTCTGACTTGTGTTTTTCCGTGTAAAATGTGAGTCTTTGCCAAGAGCGCGGTTTGCGTGAGAGCTGTAACAGAAATACCCCGGATCGTATTTGGGATGAACTTCGGGGACGGGGTAGCCTTCAAACAGTCTCTAACAGACGAGAAAACGCAACGACTCTTTCATCGACCCATATGTTCTGATATGGGGTTTCGGTGTTTATTCTCAATCTAACAGTTGCACGTCATATCAGAACATCTCCCGGCGCAGCTCGCTCCGGAACTCTGCGGTTACCGTGGTGATTTTCGGTTGCCTGACCAATCGGATGCCGCATGCGTGCAGAAACGTGTGGAAGCCAATACTCACTATTTTAGTGTCGCTAAAGACAAGACGTCTAAACTTTTAGGTTTAAATGAAAAGGACAAATGTTTGCGATACAAGCAAAATTAGCGCAATAAACCTAGTTCCCGTACTTTAAATTTGTGGTCACATACAAAACAGACCCTCTTCTatatcagaaaaaaacaatattatcatTGAAATGCAAGTTTGTAATGCACATACAACAAGTCATTTTGGTTTGcaaatatacaattaaatatacataagaATGGGTTAAATATAGGCCCCAACATAATCCAGCCACAGCACTTTTCTGAGGTGAGATTTTAACTTTTACTTTTAGAGAACGCTCCTAAATGTTTGTTAATTACGAAGTGAagcaaagatattaatattaacaacatggccgccgagtgtCGCGACTTCCGTAAGCGGACTTCGGTTGAACCCCTGAATCAAACTCTCTTTTAAACAGCTGTCTCGCTCATGTGCTGTGAAA encodes:
- the smad7 gene encoding mothers against decapentaplegic homolog 7 isoform X2, encoding MFRTKRSGLVRRLWRSRAPAEGDADTGTRGTAGCCLGKPGKPNPGTEAELKALTYSILKKIKEKQLDVLLQAVESKGGAKSPCLLLPAKVDARLGQQSYALPLLIYKVFRWPDLRHSSELKRLSCCESYGKINPELVCCNPHHMSRLCELDSPGSASTETGGTVYSAPMGFSDSLALQERGEQPHWCVVAYWEEKTRVGRLYSVQESSLDIFYDLPQGTGFCLGQLASDNKSQLVQTVRAKIGYGIQLSREADGVWVYNRSCYPIFIKSATLDNPDSRTLLVHKVFPGFSIKAFDFEKAKSLRRPNDHEFSLQPPTVFTVQISFVKGWGQCYTRQFISSCPCWLEVIFNNR
- the smad7 gene encoding mothers against decapentaplegic homolog 7 isoform X1 codes for the protein MFRTKRSGLVRRLWRSRAPAEGDADTGTRGTAGCCLGKPGKPNPGTEAELKALTYSILKKIKEKQLDVLLQAVESKGGAKSPCLLLPAKVDARLGQQSYALPLLIYKVFRWPDLRHSSELKRLSCCESYGKINPELVCCNPHHMSRLCELESPPPPYSKYPTDFLKPPDSPGSASTETGGTVYSAPMGFSDSLALQERGEQPHWCVVAYWEEKTRVGRLYSVQESSLDIFYDLPQGTGFCLGQLASDNKSQLVQTVRAKIGYGIQLSREADGVWVYNRSCYPIFIKSATLDNPDSRTLLVHKVFPGFSIKAFDFEKAKSLRRPNDHEFSLQPPTVFTVQISFVKGWGQCYTRQFISSCPCWLEVIFNNR